AGCGCGAGTCCCATCACGCGCCGGGCGTCGGCGTCACCCGGACGGAGCTCGATGGCGCGGGTCAGGGCGCCCTTGGCCTCGTTGATCTTGCCCGTGCGGAGGTACGCCTCGCCGAGGAGCTTGTGGGCTTCGGCCATGTTCGGATCGATGATCAGCACGTCCTTGAAGAGCCGGATGGCGTCGTTCCACCTGCGTAGCTGGAGCGACGCGACCCCCAGGTTGAGCATCGCCGAGGCGAAGCGGGGGTCCGCCTTGAGCGCCTGGTGGAAGGCGGCGAGCATGCCCTGGCGCTGGCCGAGGCGTCCGAGGGCGACCCCGAGGTTGTTGTAGGCCCTGGCGTAGTTCTTCTTGTGCTTGGTCGCCTGGCGGTACGCCGCGACGGCCTCGGCGAATCGGCCCATGCGGAAGTAGCAGACCCCCTTGTTGTAGTGGAGGTCGGCATCGGTGGGGGTGAGCGCGATCGCGCGGTCGTAGCTCGCGAGCGCCTCCTTGGAGTTGCCCGAGAAGAGGAGCAGGTTGGCCAGGTTGTTGTGCGCCGCGACGTACTTGGGATCGAGGGCCAGTGCGGCGCGATACTGCTTTTCCGCGCGGTCGCGATCCATCGAGTGCGCGTGCGCCTCGGCCAGGTAGAAGGCCGGCTCCGCGGAGTCGGGCTTCAGCTTGGCGGCCTCGGAGAAGGCGTAGACCGCCTCCTTGGGCAGTCCCTGACGGGAGTTCGTGATCCCGAGGTTGAGCCAGCCGAGGTACATCTTGGGCGCGAGGTCCGTCACCTTGAGGAACTGGGCCGCCGCGTCGCGTAGCCGGTTGCGGCGGAAGAAGGCCACCCCCAGCTCGAGTCGCGCCGCCGCGTCATCGGGCTTCTGGGCCACGACGAGGCGGAAGGCGGGGAGGGCCGTGTCCAGGTCCCCGAGGCGCAGCGAGACGCCGCCGAGCTGGCGCTGCACGGCGAGGTCCTGCGGGTTCTGTTCGGCCGCCTGCTTGAGCCGCTTCAGCTCCGCCTCGAGCTGGGTGCGGTTCTCGAGGTTTGTGGTCGGCAGCAGCGCGTCGGCACCCTCCTTCTCGGTGACGTCGCTCTCTTTGGGAACGGGGTCGCTGCCGCGCCCCTCCTGCGTGTACTTGGTCAGCTTGCCGCTGATGCCCTTGATCCCTTCCCACCGCTTGGCGGGGGGGGCGCCACCGGGCTTCTTGCCCACCTGCGCCGCGGTGGGGGCGGCGCCGAGGAGCACCAGCGCCAGCGTCCCCACGAAGGCCGGCCGCCAGCGCGGCGTCAAAGGACTGCTACGTTGCTCGCGCATCTCCATGCCTCGCGCCCTCGCCCCGGACATCAATCGATCCACAAGCCCGAGTCGTGATCACCCGTCTGGGCCGTGAAGCGCCGCCGCAGGGTCCACCAGCGGGTCTCCTTCCGGCGAGCTTCCTTGCGTAGCCGGGTCACCGCCTTGGTTCGCTTGTCGTAGACAGCCTTGAGCTCGTTGTACTGCTCCTGGAAGGTCACGACGGCGAAATCCTTGCCCCCGAGGAGGTCCTCGCGCTGGATCACCTGGGCCTTCGCGAGCTCCACGGCTCCGCGCGCCACGATGACCCCCAGCTCGTGGAGCGCGATGTTCGCCTTGGCCCACTTCTCCATGGCCTCCAGGTAGACGAGCCAGCCCTCCGCGACCTCCACGGCGGACCCGCGCCCGCGCTTCTCCGCCCGCTCGACGCCTTTCTCCGCCTCCTTCATCTTCTGCTTCAGCTCGGCGAGCTCGTCTCGGGCCTCGTCCATGCGATCCAGCGCGACCACGATCTCGTTCTCGGCGTCGTAGATCCAGAGCTGCCCCTGGCGCGACATGTCCTTCAGCTTGCCCTCGTCCACGGTGTGGGAGATGCGCGGACCGCCGCAGCCGGCGGCCAGGAAGGCGAAGAGGATCGCGGCGAGCGCGAGGTGCCGACAGGGCGTCATGGCGTTCCTCCCCCGCCTTGCTGGGCGGCGCCGGGCAGAAGGCCGGGGTCGTTCTCGCCGAGCCCCTGACGGCCTCTGGCCTTGGCGGCTTCCGCCTGGGCCTCGGATCGGTAGCCGAACTTCGCGAGGAGCGAGGCCCGATTCAGCCGCGCACGTGCGAAGCCGGAGTCCTCCTTCAGCGCCTTGGCGAAGAGCTCGAAGGCCGCCTGGTGCTCGCCGAGGCGCGCCGTGGCCACCCCGACGTAGTTTTCGAGCTCCGCCGTCTCGCGCAGCTCGAGGGCCTTGCCCAGGATGAGTCGGGCCATGTGCAGGTTGCCCGCGGCGAGGTAGAGCTTGCCGAGCTTCACCGTGGCGTCGAAGTCCTTCGGATTGGCCGCGAGTGCGCGCTGCAGCGGCGCTGCGCCTTGGGGCTCGACCAGGTTGACGGTCGGGAGCTCGAGGCCGGCCTGCGGGTCGCCCGCCGGCGCTTTGCCCGAGAGGCAGGCCTTGGCCGCCAGCGACATGACCTTCAGCTTCTTCGCGGTGGCGGCGCACTGCCGGATCGCCTCCTTGGCCTCGCTCTCGAGCGGGGCGGCCTGGCTGGCGAGCGCGGTGCGCACCTGATTCGCCGCCTCGGCGGGGAGCCCCGCCGGGAGCTGGAGGTTGCGCAGCGAAGCGGCCGCCATGGCCTCGACGTTGGCGAGACGCCCGAGCGCCGCGACGCTCCAGACCCCGCTGCCCATCTGCACCACCGCGCGGTAGAGGTTTCTCGTCTGGGTCAGGTGACCGATCTTGCTCTGGAGCGAAGGCCCGAGCTGGCTCAGGTCGCTGCTGAGCTGCACCTTCTCGAAGACCTTGTACGCGATCTCCGCGTGATAGAACTGCGAGGCTGCCGCGGCCTCCTGCGCGTCGCCGGAGCTGTCCTTGCCGAGGTTGATGGCGCGCGTCAGCGCGTCCTGCGCCTGGGCGTCGCTGCCCTGGCGGAAGAGCGAGTACCCGAGCAGATAATGAAGCTCCGCCGAGGAAGCGCCGGCGGCGGCGGCGCGCTGCAGGACGCCCGCGGCCGCGCTCCAGTCCCCGGCGAGCGTGTGGAGCCGCGCCACCTTCACGGCCATCTGGGCCTTCTCCTCGCTCGGGATCCCCGCGCGCAGGAGCACGTTAAGACTCCCCTCGGCCTTCGAGCGATCGCCAAGTCCCGCGCGGATGGTGGCGGCGGCCTTGTAGAGTTCGAGTCCCGCGGGGCCGCTCCTCCTTCGCGCGGCCGCCTCCAGGTACGCCACGCCCCGCGAGAACTGGAGCGAGTCCATCGCGATCTTGCCCATGGTGGCCAGCACGTCGGAGAGCTTGTCCGAGGCTGGGTAGGCCCGAATGAACTTGTCGCCCACCTCGAAGACCTTCTCCGGATCCTTCGCCCCGCGCGCGGTGACGAAGGCGTTCAGCAGCGCTTTCTCGCCGAGCGCGCCGCCGTACTTCTTCGCGATGCGCTCGAGCTGCTCCGTTCCCTCGCCCCCCTCGTCACCAGCGGCGAGCGTCTCGGTGCGGAGGAGCGAGTCCTCGGCGCCCTTGATGATCGCGGCCACTTCGCTCTTGAACTGGGAGTCGCCGAGGCTCGCGGTCTGCTGGAAGCCCTTGCCCGCCTCGATGAGCCCCTCGTAGTCCTCCTGCGTGCGGTACCCGTCGAGCACCAGGTGCGCTGCCACCGGCGCCTCCTTGCTGGTCGGGAACTGGTCGATGAGCGCGGTGAAGAGGCGCGTCGCCTCGTCGAACTCGCCCGCGTCGTAGTAGGTGCGTGCGATGTTGAACTTCACCTGCCCGATGTTCGGCTCGTTCGCGTAGCGCTTGACGTAGATGCGGCCCACGCGACGCAGCCCCGCTCGGCCCTGCACGACCTGCAATCGGCTGAGCTCGTGCTTGCCCGTGAGCGCCTCGAAGTACGCGACGGCGGCGGTGTAGACGGCGTCCTTGTGCTCCTTGCCGTTCATGTGCTCGGCGGCCTTCTCGTAGAACTGCCCGGCGGCCAGGTGGCGTTTGGCCGCGTAGAAAGACTCGGCCAGGTTCTGCCGCACCGCGGTCGCGTTCTTGTGCTTGTCGAAGAACGAGAGGTAGGCCTGGTAGGCGTGCGCAGCCGCGAGGTAGGTTTCGTCCTCCTTCTTCTGGTTCGCGAGGTCTTGCAGGCGCGTGGCGATGTCGCGGGTGTACTTCTCGAAGGTGTCGATGAGCTGCGTGCGCTCCTTGGCCGACAGCGCGTGGTTGTAGAAGCGTCGCCGGACCACGCGCACCAGCGCCTCCACGTCCTGCGCGCCGTGGTCGTAGATCTTGCCCTGGGTCACCGACTCGAAGAGTCGGTGCGCGTACTCGAGTGCGTCCTCCACGTCCCCCGTCATCGACAGGATCTCGCGGTAGACCTGCGCCGTGGCCTTCCAGTTCTGTTTAACGTAGTAGCGGTTGCCGAGCTTGTCGAGCGCGGCGAGGTAGGTGGTCTTCGAATCCGCGCGGTCGCGGAAGTACTCGAGCGACTTGTCCGGCTTGTGAACCTCCGTGTAGCAGTACACCGAGTCGACGAGCGCTTCGCGGCGGAGGTCGATCTTGGTCGTCCCTGCCTGGCTCTTGCCACCGGCCACGGCGACCCAGCGGCGCGCGGCGGCGATCGACCCCTCGAAGAGCTTGAGCGCGGCCTTGAAGTCGGCGCGGTTGACCTTGCACCAGGCCATCTTGTAGCGCGCCATCGCGTGGACGCGCGTCTCGGGCGAATCCAGCACCTGCTGGTAGTACTTCTCGGCCGAGTCGAGGTCCGCCTTGTCGAAGTGGTAGTCGCCCATCACGAGCAGCGCCTCGAGCCGGTACTCGCTCTTTTGGAACTTGTCGGCGAGCTCCTGGTAGGTCTTGAGCATCTCCTCGTACTCGGCGAGCTCGCGCATCTCGTGCCCCATGAAGAAGTAGACCTTGTCCGCGTCCACGTATTCGGGGAAGAGGG
The Deltaproteobacteria bacterium genome window above contains:
- a CDS encoding tetratricopeptide repeat protein, which codes for MREQRSSPLTPRWRPAFVGTLALVLLGAAPTAAQVGKKPGGAPPAKRWEGIKGISGKLTKYTQEGRGSDPVPKESDVTEKEGADALLPTTNLENRTQLEAELKRLKQAAEQNPQDLAVQRQLGGVSLRLGDLDTALPAFRLVVAQKPDDAAARLELGVAFFRRNRLRDAAAQFLKVTDLAPKMYLGWLNLGITNSRQGLPKEAVYAFSEAAKLKPDSAEPAFYLAEAHAHSMDRDRAEKQYRAALALDPKYVAAHNNLANLLLFSGNSKEALASYDRAIALTPTDADLHYNKGVCYFRMGRFAEAVAAYRQATKHKKNYARAYNNLGVALGRLGQRQGMLAAFHQALKADPRFASAMLNLGVASLQLRRWNDAIRLFKDVLIIDPNMAEAHKLLGEAYLRTGKINEAKGALTRAIELRPGDADARRVMGLALAQKGDSARAIRELEVAVRAKPTDAQARLVLGQLLAAGGNAKEAIEQYNEALRIEPKNADAHFALAEVLFAMGKQTTAIMHYEAAVAADTRHAGAQFRLGEVYHGRNEFEKAITAYRSAASADAALAAEAHYKIGDVYFRLKKTSLEIGEYQQALRINPKHARVRIALGFAYGRMGILKKALDQLDQAVKLEPTEELGHYYRATILYNSSRVEEAIASYQQVVKLRPRFAEAHYHLGQIYAERGEREKALAHFNSAVAANPKYDAAILARAKLQKAP
- a CDS encoding tetratricopeptide repeat protein; the protein is MRRVRRVLGLLALLLALSPLAACGPAVRRVSVENMVERLKRDVGKVRFAIRTTKTLLARARGARYSPELYNRLAELYVEEARYHYQIAYEQQRSKSLGVVSLQARLLKNQAIATWRRLLALFPEYVDADKVYFFMGHEMRELAEYEEMLKTYQELADKFQKSEYRLEALLVMGDYHFDKADLDSAEKYYQQVLDSPETRVHAMARYKMAWCKVNRADFKAALKLFEGSIAAARRWVAVAGGKSQAGTTKIDLRREALVDSVYCYTEVHKPDKSLEYFRDRADSKTTYLAALDKLGNRYYVKQNWKATAQVYREILSMTGDVEDALEYAHRLFESVTQGKIYDHGAQDVEALVRVVRRRFYNHALSAKERTQLIDTFEKYTRDIATRLQDLANQKKEDETYLAAAHAYQAYLSFFDKHKNATAVRQNLAESFYAAKRHLAAGQFYEKAAEHMNGKEHKDAVYTAAVAYFEALTGKHELSRLQVVQGRAGLRRVGRIYVKRYANEPNIGQVKFNIARTYYDAGEFDEATRLFTALIDQFPTSKEAPVAAHLVLDGYRTQEDYEGLIEAGKGFQQTASLGDSQFKSEVAAIIKGAEDSLLRTETLAAGDEGGEGTEQLERIAKKYGGALGEKALLNAFVTARGAKDPEKVFEVGDKFIRAYPASDKLSDVLATMGKIAMDSLQFSRGVAYLEAAARRRSGPAGLELYKAAATIRAGLGDRSKAEGSLNVLLRAGIPSEEKAQMAVKVARLHTLAGDWSAAAGVLQRAAAAGASSAELHYLLGYSLFRQGSDAQAQDALTRAINLGKDSSGDAQEAAAASQFYHAEIAYKVFEKVQLSSDLSQLGPSLQSKIGHLTQTRNLYRAVVQMGSGVWSVAALGRLANVEAMAAASLRNLQLPAGLPAEAANQVRTALASQAAPLESEAKEAIRQCAATAKKLKVMSLAAKACLSGKAPAGDPQAGLELPTVNLVEPQGAAPLQRALAANPKDFDATVKLGKLYLAAGNLHMARLILGKALELRETAELENYVGVATARLGEHQAAFELFAKALKEDSGFARARLNRASLLAKFGYRSEAQAEAAKARGRQGLGENDPGLLPGAAQQGGGGTP